The following are from one region of the Amycolatopsis sp. QT-25 genome:
- a CDS encoding sensor histidine kinase produces MGARGSLARQLLVWQLVVVTCLLCAVGVLAVVQAGNSFRTTEGRRALSVAESVAAQGVVGDLSNSPFELNAPAETARSFSGVDFVVIAGADRSVLASPDPGQVRTLLDIGESTVLSGRSWVGELDGSIVAHVPVLDEKGGKVVRMVAVGSKSPGFFAGVLDSPDNALRVLGVALVIGVSGSLLLARRVKNQTLGLEPHEITALVENREALLHGIKEGVVGLDPQHRITLVNDQARELLALPSDAVGRSVEDLDLNERIRDLLTGRATGADQIVLRQGKVLTLNRMPIDVRGAVVTLRDRTDLMTLRDELDASKHATDTLRAQAHEFSNRLHTISGLLELGEYEEVRGYVSRISSAQGEWRAEVGSRIGDPAVAALLIAKASLAAERGVGLRMAPDSELDRVEDGLSTDLVTVLGNLVDNALDALSSAEQGGERGWIEVGVWQEEDEVRVEVRDSGPGVAPEIAEEVFEHGFTTKAAAHGQRGLGLALIRQACVRRGGSVEVRNSGGAVFTARLPR; encoded by the coding sequence ATGGGTGCTCGGGGTTCCTTGGCCCGCCAGCTCCTCGTGTGGCAACTCGTGGTCGTGACCTGCCTACTGTGCGCGGTGGGCGTGCTGGCCGTCGTCCAGGCGGGGAACAGTTTCCGCACGACCGAGGGACGCCGGGCGCTTTCGGTCGCGGAGAGTGTCGCCGCCCAGGGGGTCGTGGGCGACCTTTCGAACAGCCCGTTCGAACTGAACGCGCCCGCGGAGACCGCGCGGAGCTTCTCCGGGGTGGATTTCGTGGTGATCGCCGGAGCGGACCGTTCCGTGCTCGCGTCACCGGATCCGGGTCAGGTGCGGACGCTGCTCGACATCGGGGAGAGCACCGTCCTCTCTGGACGGTCCTGGGTCGGCGAACTTGACGGGTCGATCGTGGCGCACGTCCCGGTGCTCGACGAAAAGGGCGGCAAGGTGGTCCGCATGGTCGCGGTGGGCTCGAAGTCGCCCGGCTTCTTCGCCGGGGTGCTCGACTCGCCGGACAACGCCCTGCGGGTGCTGGGTGTCGCGCTGGTGATCGGCGTGAGCGGTTCGCTGCTGCTGGCGCGGCGCGTGAAAAACCAGACGCTCGGCCTGGAGCCGCACGAGATCACCGCATTGGTGGAGAACCGGGAGGCGCTCCTGCACGGCATCAAGGAGGGCGTCGTCGGCCTGGACCCGCAGCACCGGATCACCCTGGTGAACGATCAGGCCCGCGAGCTGCTGGCGTTGCCGTCGGACGCCGTCGGCCGGTCGGTCGAGGACCTCGACCTCAACGAACGGATCCGCGACCTGCTCACCGGCCGGGCGACCGGCGCCGACCAGATCGTGCTGCGGCAAGGGAAGGTACTGACGCTGAACCGGATGCCGATCGACGTGCGGGGCGCCGTGGTCACCCTGCGGGACCGCACCGACCTGATGACCCTGCGGGACGAACTCGACGCCAGCAAACACGCGACCGACACGCTGCGGGCGCAGGCGCACGAGTTCAGCAACCGGCTGCACACCATCTCCGGGTTGCTGGAACTCGGGGAGTACGAAGAGGTTCGCGGCTATGTCAGCCGGATCAGCTCGGCGCAGGGGGAGTGGCGGGCCGAGGTCGGTTCCCGCATCGGCGACCCCGCGGTGGCCGCCCTGCTGATCGCGAAGGCGTCGCTGGCCGCGGAACGCGGGGTCGGCCTGCGCATGGCCCCCGACAGCGAACTCGACCGGGTCGAGGACGGTCTTTCCACGGATTTGGTGACAGTGCTGGGAAATCTCGTCGACAACGCGCTGGACGCGCTGAGTTCGGCCGAACAGGGCGGCGAGCGTGGCTGGATCGAGGTCGGCGTGTGGCAGGAGGAGGACGAAGTGCGGGTGGAGGTCCGCGACTCCGGGCCGGGAGTCGCCCCGGAGATCGCGGAAGAAGTGTTCGAGCACGGCTTCACCACGAAGGCCGCCGCGCACGGCCAGCGTGGTCTCGGGCTCGCGTTGATCCGGCAGGCGTGCGTGCGGCGGGGCGGTTCCGTCGAGGTGCGCAACTCCGGCGGCGCGGTGTTCACGGCGAGGCTGCCGCGATGA
- a CDS encoding DHA2 family efflux MFS transporter permease subunit — MTGSTCEDRITPGLWGMAAILTLGGFLSMFTSTVVNVALGTIAAGFRASLGTAQWIATGYLLALAAMVPVSGWACRRFGTTRVWLVCVGLFAGLSALCATATSMEALIAFRVLQGAAGGLLVPAGQILFAVTAGPKRLGRMMAVLSIPIYLAPVLGTLSGSVLVERFGAPWLFLVNVPLAVLCLLLGRKWLPRENPVGAQPLDWRGLALTVAGLPLLVYGFAEAAPVPAVAGGVLLAVFAVTALRSRAPLLDLRLFRGSAFSSAAAVVFGMGVASFGAMIVLPLYYLEVRHESLLATGLLTAPLALGTVLALPLAGRLTDRIGGARVIFAGLIVTITGTVPLALLTGSDSYWWLSAVQVVRGCGIGLTTTPALTAGLVSVPRDRISHAMPLFAMLQRIGGSFGTSILTVLVSAAPGTTAVIAHAHWWIAGITAIVLIPAWLLVRAESSTVD; from the coding sequence ATGACCGGAAGTACCTGTGAAGACCGGATCACGCCGGGGTTGTGGGGGATGGCCGCGATCCTGACTCTCGGCGGCTTCCTGTCGATGTTCACCTCGACCGTCGTCAACGTCGCGCTCGGCACGATCGCGGCCGGGTTCCGGGCGTCGCTCGGTACCGCCCAGTGGATCGCCACCGGCTATCTGCTCGCGCTCGCCGCGATGGTGCCGGTGAGCGGCTGGGCGTGCCGCCGCTTCGGGACGACCCGGGTCTGGCTGGTGTGCGTCGGCCTGTTCGCGGGGCTTTCCGCGCTCTGCGCGACGGCGACGTCGATGGAGGCGCTGATCGCTTTCCGTGTTCTGCAAGGCGCGGCGGGAGGGTTGCTGGTTCCGGCGGGACAGATCCTGTTCGCGGTGACGGCGGGGCCGAAGCGGCTCGGCCGGATGATGGCCGTGCTGAGCATCCCGATCTACCTCGCACCGGTGCTCGGCACCCTGTCCGGCAGTGTGCTCGTCGAGCGGTTCGGCGCGCCGTGGCTGTTCCTGGTGAACGTGCCGCTCGCCGTGCTCTGCCTGCTGCTGGGCCGGAAGTGGCTGCCGAGGGAGAACCCGGTCGGCGCTCAGCCGTTGGACTGGCGCGGTTTGGCTCTCACCGTGGCCGGTCTGCCGTTGCTCGTGTACGGCTTCGCCGAAGCCGCCCCCGTCCCGGCGGTCGCGGGCGGTGTCCTGCTCGCCGTCTTCGCGGTCACCGCGCTGAGGTCACGAGCCCCGCTACTCGATCTGAGGCTGTTCCGCGGCAGCGCGTTCTCCTCGGCCGCCGCCGTCGTCTTCGGCATGGGGGTCGCGTCGTTCGGGGCGATGATCGTCCTGCCGCTGTACTACCTCGAAGTCCGGCACGAGAGCCTCCTCGCCACCGGACTGCTGACCGCGCCGCTGGCACTCGGCACGGTGCTGGCACTTCCGCTCGCGGGCAGGTTGACCGACCGGATCGGCGGCGCGCGGGTGATCTTCGCCGGGTTGATCGTCACGATCACCGGAACGGTGCCGCTGGCGTTGCTCACCGGATCGGACAGCTACTGGTGGCTGTCGGCCGTGCAGGTCGTCCGCGGCTGCGGTATCGGATTGACCACCACACCCGCGCTCACCGCGGGGCTGGTGTCGGTCCCCCGGGACCGTATTTCCCACGCGATGCCCCTTTTCGCCATGCTCCAACGGATCGGCGGATCCTTCGGCACCTCGATCCTCACCGTGCTCGTCTCCGCCGCTCCGGGGACCACGGCGGTCATCGCGCACGCCCACTGGTGGATCGCCGGGATCACCGCGATCGTGCTGATCCCGGCGTGGCTGCTCGTCCGGGCCGAATCGTCCACAGTGGACTAG
- a CDS encoding DUF1996 domain-containing protein encodes MARRTKVATGGLALALAVGGIVVVTTTGTPGAARADGADKSFFIDITKVPRGTNVNLGLANRGARGTFTVDCGRNENGHFNGDNFIAQPGVRNGAEHLHDYVGNLSTNADSNNKSLLRAGTTCKNGDKSAYFWPVVRINTEEKEENEAANEEKLAADRANAVEDEAGAQVDCPDVASELDELSEVPDQAMPAVDENLDQLDQDSDNANNQLAQGKQADRVLGELKNERKPSIRKITDTLRQAGKPVAKNEDQLAGCAVKQNGEGGLDNGGENSNVNAAGDAEKKKSDGKAADLPGADDNNEIGDNEGEIQRAEKVDLTFTSGGARRVVAMPKFLRVLYGDAKQSTNGPANARPSWTCTGFEDRLTELYPICPQGSKVARIHAFPNCWDGKNTDSVDHRTHIVFSDREGRCPRGFKNVPQLKITLVYDIPADIQAAGHYAVDAFAQEKHNPRSDHDDFANVMSQRLMNRLVKCVNSGKRCRQ; translated from the coding sequence ATGGCACGACGCACCAAGGTCGCCACCGGCGGCCTCGCGCTCGCCCTCGCCGTCGGCGGGATCGTCGTGGTCACCACCACCGGAACCCCCGGCGCGGCCAGGGCCGACGGCGCGGACAAGTCGTTCTTCATCGACATCACGAAGGTCCCCCGTGGCACCAACGTCAACCTCGGCCTCGCGAACCGAGGCGCACGGGGAACGTTCACCGTGGACTGCGGCCGCAACGAGAACGGCCACTTCAACGGCGACAACTTCATCGCCCAGCCCGGTGTCCGCAATGGAGCCGAGCACCTCCACGACTACGTCGGAAACCTGTCGACCAACGCGGATTCGAACAACAAGAGCCTGTTGCGTGCGGGCACGACCTGCAAGAACGGCGACAAGTCCGCGTATTTCTGGCCGGTCGTCCGGATCAACACCGAGGAGAAGGAAGAGAACGAGGCGGCGAACGAGGAGAAACTCGCCGCCGACCGGGCGAACGCGGTCGAGGACGAGGCGGGTGCCCAGGTCGACTGCCCCGACGTCGCCAGCGAACTCGACGAACTCAGCGAGGTCCCCGACCAGGCCATGCCCGCGGTCGACGAAAACCTCGACCAGCTCGACCAGGACTCCGACAACGCGAACAACCAGCTGGCGCAGGGAAAACAAGCGGACCGGGTGCTCGGCGAACTGAAGAACGAACGCAAGCCGTCGATTCGGAAGATCACCGACACCCTGCGTCAGGCGGGCAAACCGGTCGCGAAGAACGAAGACCAGCTCGCCGGTTGCGCGGTGAAGCAGAACGGTGAGGGCGGGCTCGACAACGGCGGCGAGAACAGCAACGTCAACGCCGCCGGCGACGCCGAAAAGAAGAAGTCCGACGGCAAGGCCGCGGACCTGCCCGGCGCCGACGACAACAACGAGATCGGCGACAACGAAGGCGAGATCCAGCGCGCCGAGAAGGTCGACCTGACCTTCACCAGCGGCGGTGCCCGCCGGGTGGTCGCGATGCCGAAATTCCTGCGTGTGCTCTACGGCGACGCCAAGCAGAGCACCAACGGCCCGGCCAACGCACGGCCCAGCTGGACCTGCACCGGCTTCGAGGACCGGCTCACCGAGCTGTACCCGATCTGTCCGCAAGGGAGCAAGGTCGCCCGTATCCACGCCTTCCCGAACTGCTGGGACGGGAAGAACACCGACAGCGTCGACCACCGCACGCACATCGTGTTCTCCGACCGCGAGGGGAGATGCCCGCGTGGCTTCAAGAACGTGCCACAGCTGAAGATCACGCTGGTGTACGACATCCCGGCGGACATCCAAGCGGCGGGCCACTACGCGGTCGACGCTTTCGCGCAGGAGAAGCACAACCCGCGCTCCGACCACGACGACTTCGCGAACGTCATGTCGCAGCGGTTGATGAACCGGCTGGTGAAGTGCGTCAACAGCGGAAAGCGCTGCCGTCAGTGA
- a CDS encoding tripartite tricarboxylate transporter TctB family protein, whose product MTTTWLKERSELGVSVGLVVLGVLVLTDALSIPADFAQRGPVGPKAVPILVGSLLVIVAVLLARDVLRGGKGEAEGGEDIDLAAPADLRTVLVLCGAFLANAALIGLVGFPISGAILFWGAAYALGSRNPVRDPLIAAGLSVATFLIFNNLLGVPLPGGPLMEVF is encoded by the coding sequence ATGACGACCACGTGGCTGAAGGAGCGCTCCGAACTCGGGGTGAGCGTCGGGCTCGTGGTACTCGGCGTCCTGGTGCTCACCGACGCGCTGAGCATTCCCGCCGACTTCGCCCAGCGCGGTCCCGTGGGGCCGAAGGCGGTGCCGATCCTGGTCGGCTCGCTGTTGGTGATCGTCGCCGTGCTGCTGGCGCGCGACGTGCTGCGCGGCGGCAAGGGCGAGGCCGAGGGCGGCGAGGACATCGACCTCGCCGCGCCCGCCGACCTGCGCACGGTCCTGGTGCTGTGCGGTGCCTTCCTCGCCAACGCGGCGCTGATCGGCCTGGTCGGGTTCCCGATCTCGGGCGCGATCCTGTTCTGGGGCGCGGCGTACGCGCTCGGCAGCCGCAACCCGGTGCGTGACCCGCTGATCGCGGCGGGCCTGTCCGTCGCGACCTTCCTGATCTTCAACAACCTGCTCGGTGTCCCGCTCCCCGGTGGCCCGTTGATGGAGGTGTTCTGA
- a CDS encoding response regulator, producing MIRVLVVDDDFMVAKVHSGYVTRTEGFAVVGVAHTGADALRLTRELKPDLVLLDVYLPDLDGLSVLRELRATEDVDVILITAATDVETVRQAMRGGVLHYLIKPFEYASLRDQLTHFASLHQRLDRLAEAGQADVDQVFGSRPSAKPVLPKGLTVQTARLVETALRGAAGGMSASECAEATGVARVSARRYLEHFVATGKAEVTLKYGGTGRPERRYLWSRPRN from the coding sequence ATGATCCGGGTCCTCGTCGTCGACGACGATTTCATGGTCGCGAAAGTCCACAGTGGATACGTCACGCGCACGGAGGGTTTCGCCGTGGTCGGGGTCGCGCACACCGGCGCCGACGCGCTCCGCCTGACGCGGGAGCTGAAACCGGATCTGGTGCTGCTGGACGTCTATCTTCCCGATCTCGACGGGCTTTCGGTGCTGCGTGAGCTGCGCGCCACCGAGGACGTCGACGTCATCCTGATCACCGCCGCGACCGACGTGGAGACCGTGCGGCAGGCGATGCGGGGCGGTGTCCTGCACTATCTGATCAAGCCGTTCGAGTACGCGTCCCTGCGGGATCAGCTCACCCATTTCGCGTCGCTGCACCAGCGGCTGGACCGGCTGGCCGAGGCGGGCCAGGCCGACGTCGACCAGGTCTTCGGCTCGCGGCCGAGCGCGAAACCCGTACTGCCCAAGGGGCTCACCGTCCAGACCGCCCGGCTGGTGGAGACCGCGCTACGGGGCGCGGCCGGCGGGATGTCCGCGAGCGAATGCGCCGAGGCGACCGGCGTCGCGCGGGTGAGCGCGCGCCGGTACCTGGAGCATTTCGTGGCGACCGGAAAGGCCGAGGTGACCCTCAAATACGGCGGGACGGGGCGGCCCGAGCGGCGCTACCTCTGGTCCCGACCCCGCAATTAG
- a CDS encoding tripartite tricarboxylate transporter substrate-binding protein, which yields MAIAAALVAVLLVPPLLTPGSEADEGSQIRSLRVLVPNAPGGGYDITARTATKAMEDADLLGNAEVFNLPGAGGTVGLGRTVAERGNGKLVMSMGLGVVGSVFTNKSPSSLLDTTPVAKLIEESDIVVVGKDSPYRNIGQLVEAWKKDPGAVQVGGGSSPGGPDHLAPMLMAKAVGLTPKAVNYVQFDGGGELLASVLGGKVAFGVSGVGEYRDQIQAGTLRVLAVTSEKRIPGIDAPTLAESGVDVKFTNWRGIVAPPGITEADRAKLVGLFDRLQKTPQWQEALQRNGWTGAFAPGEQFGSFLEEENTRVATVLKELGLA from the coding sequence CTGGCCATCGCGGCGGCGCTCGTCGCCGTCTTGCTGGTGCCACCGTTGCTCACCCCGGGCAGCGAGGCCGACGAGGGCTCGCAGATCCGTTCGTTGCGGGTGCTCGTGCCCAACGCGCCCGGCGGCGGTTACGACATCACGGCGCGCACGGCGACCAAGGCGATGGAGGACGCGGACCTGCTCGGCAACGCGGAGGTCTTCAATCTCCCCGGCGCCGGTGGCACGGTCGGCCTCGGCCGCACGGTGGCCGAACGCGGCAACGGCAAACTCGTCATGTCCATGGGGCTCGGCGTGGTCGGCAGCGTGTTCACGAACAAGTCGCCGTCTTCGCTGCTCGACACCACACCGGTGGCGAAGCTGATCGAAGAGTCGGACATCGTCGTGGTCGGCAAGGACTCGCCGTACCGGAACATCGGTCAGCTGGTCGAGGCGTGGAAGAAGGATCCCGGCGCGGTCCAGGTCGGCGGCGGTTCCTCCCCCGGCGGGCCGGACCACCTGGCGCCGATGCTGATGGCGAAGGCCGTCGGCCTGACGCCCAAGGCGGTCAACTACGTCCAGTTCGACGGCGGCGGCGAGCTGCTCGCGTCGGTCCTCGGCGGCAAGGTCGCGTTCGGGGTCTCGGGGGTCGGCGAGTACCGCGACCAGATCCAGGCGGGCACGCTCCGGGTGCTGGCGGTCACCAGCGAAAAGCGGATCCCCGGCATCGACGCGCCGACGCTCGCGGAGTCCGGTGTGGACGTCAAGTTCACCAACTGGCGCGGCATCGTCGCTCCGCCCGGCATCACCGAGGCGGACCGCGCGAAGCTGGTCGGCCTGTTCGACCGGCTGCAGAAGACGCCGCAGTGGCAAGAGGCCTTGCAGCGCAACGGATGGACCGGGGCGTTCGCGCCGGGGGAGCAGTTCGGTTCGTTTCTCGAAGAGGAGAACACTCGAGTGGCAACGGTGCTGAAAGAGCTGGGTCTGGCATGA
- a CDS encoding TetR/AcrR family transcriptional regulator C-terminal domain-containing protein: MVVRRDGYVRAALELLDEVGLDGLSLRKLGEKLGVQGPALYTHFKSKQALLDQMAETMLEDQLAPLDDPAAMEDWGEWLARRARTIRRTLLSYRDGARLHAGSRPTGRSAMTPLIKPLRQAGFTEEDATHAILAISRYTLGCAIDEQQNTDGDHEEDPAASFEYGLARLIAGLRARPATQVGD, translated from the coding sequence ATGGTCGTGAGACGGGATGGCTACGTTCGAGCCGCGCTCGAACTCCTCGACGAGGTCGGGCTGGACGGATTGAGCCTGCGCAAGCTCGGGGAGAAGCTCGGCGTGCAGGGTCCCGCGCTGTACACGCACTTCAAGAGCAAGCAGGCGTTGCTCGATCAGATGGCCGAGACCATGCTGGAGGATCAGCTCGCCCCGCTCGACGATCCCGCGGCGATGGAGGACTGGGGCGAGTGGCTGGCCCGGCGGGCCCGCACCATCCGCCGCACCCTGCTGTCCTATCGGGACGGTGCCCGCCTGCACGCCGGCTCCCGGCCGACCGGCCGTTCGGCGATGACACCCCTGATCAAACCATTGCGGCAGGCGGGTTTCACCGAAGAAGACGCGACGCACGCGATCCTCGCGATCAGCCGGTACACCCTCGGTTGCGCGATCGACGAACAGCAGAACACCGACGGCGACCACGAAGAGGATCCGGCCGCCTCCTTTGAATACGGCCTCGCGCGCCTGATCGCCGGGCTCCGCGCCCGGCCGGCTACGCAAGTAGGTGACTAA
- a CDS encoding ROK family transcriptional regulator, translated as MSTASTTEHPMVETRHQTQLLTLLRDEGPMSRVELGERLELPRARVGAEVARLAEVGLVETAGPSASRGGRRSTLVRLAGDLRVLSVDVGATSVGVALTDASCEVLVHTVEDCDVRQGPHAVLNRVAALAEKIREEAPGKLIAAGIGLPGPVSFAEGMAVAPPIMPGWDRFSVRDHLGGLLGCPVTVDNDVNSMALGERHAGVARSSDDLVFVKIGTGIGCGIVLGGKVYRGVAGTAGDIGHIRLDDYGPTCVCGETGCLEAYFGGAALARDGLTLARSGRSAYLADVVADRGVLTAQDVGRAAASGDFGAVNLIRDGGRRLGQVVASLVSFVNPGMVVIGGGVAQLGHQLLAEIRSSVYRRSLPLATGNLPIVLSELGDTAGVIGAAWSATDRAFTLSS; from the coding sequence ATGAGCACGGCATCCACCACGGAGCATCCGATGGTCGAAACCCGGCACCAGACCCAGTTGCTGACCCTGCTGCGGGACGAGGGTCCGATGTCCCGGGTCGAACTGGGGGAGCGGCTGGAACTGCCCCGTGCCAGGGTGGGTGCCGAGGTCGCGCGCCTCGCCGAGGTCGGCCTCGTCGAAACCGCCGGTCCGTCGGCGAGCCGGGGCGGCAGGCGGTCCACGCTGGTGCGGCTGGCGGGCGACCTGCGCGTGCTCTCCGTCGACGTCGGCGCGACGTCGGTCGGGGTCGCCCTCACCGACGCTTCGTGCGAGGTGCTGGTGCACACCGTCGAAGACTGCGATGTCCGGCAGGGGCCGCACGCCGTGCTCAACCGTGTCGCCGCGCTGGCGGAGAAGATCCGCGAAGAGGCGCCGGGCAAGCTGATCGCCGCCGGGATCGGCCTCCCCGGGCCGGTGAGCTTCGCCGAGGGCATGGCCGTCGCGCCGCCGATAATGCCCGGCTGGGACCGGTTCTCCGTACGCGACCATCTCGGCGGGCTGCTGGGCTGCCCGGTCACCGTGGACAACGACGTGAACTCGATGGCGCTCGGGGAACGGCACGCCGGGGTCGCCCGCTCCAGCGACGACCTGGTGTTCGTCAAGATCGGTACCGGTATCGGCTGCGGCATCGTGCTGGGCGGCAAGGTGTACCGCGGCGTCGCCGGCACCGCGGGCGACATCGGGCACATCCGGCTCGACGACTACGGGCCGACCTGTGTCTGCGGTGAGACAGGCTGCCTCGAGGCGTACTTCGGCGGCGCCGCGCTGGCCCGCGACGGGCTGACGCTCGCGCGCAGCGGCCGGTCGGCGTACCTCGCCGACGTCGTCGCGGACCGCGGCGTGCTCACCGCCCAGGACGTCGGCCGCGCGGCGGCTTCGGGCGACTTCGGCGCGGTCAACCTGATCCGCGACGGTGGACGGCGGCTCGGGCAGGTGGTCGCCTCGCTGGTGAGCTTCGTGAACCCGGGCATGGTCGTGATCGGTGGTGGCGTGGCGCAGCTCGGGCATCAGTTGCTCGCCGAGATCCGCAGCTCGGTGTACCGGCGGTCGCTGCCGCTCGCGACCGGGAACCTGCCGATCGTGCTGTCGGAGCTGGGGGACACCGCCGGGGTCATCGGGGCCGCCTGGTCCGCCACGGACCGGGCCTTCACGCTGAGTAGCTGA
- a CDS encoding tripartite tricarboxylate transporter permease → MLQQLIDGFGTALTPTHIAMAAIGVLLGTAIGVLPGIGPAMAVALLLPVTYGLEPTGAFIMFAGIYYGGMFGGSTTSILLNTPGESAAVVAAIDGNPMARKGRGAQALAAAAIGHFVGGILGTIALVVLAPVIAKHAVDIGAPDLFAIMVLAFIAVTSVLGSSRIRGVASLLIGLTIGLVGLDEMTGQQRLTFGSLHLADGVDVVIVAVALFAVGESLWVAAHLRRTAFEPIPVGRPWLSRADLKRTWKPWLRGPLIGFPFGAVPAGGAEIPTFLSYVMEKRLSKHKDEFGKGAIEGVAGPEATASASAAGTLVSMLTLGLPTTAVAAVMLAAFQQYGIQPGPLLFERESSLVWGLIASLFVGLTLLLVLNLPLAPLWAKLLRIPRPYLYAGILFFASVGAYAVNADIFDLLVMFVIGLIGFAMRRYGLPVLPAIIGVILGPAAEQQMRRALQLSDGSLSGLVDTPFAIVVYVIILGIVFFPVLKRLLPSRPAEAEPKDEVDG, encoded by the coding sequence ATGCTTCAGCAGCTCATCGACGGCTTCGGTACCGCACTGACGCCGACCCACATCGCGATGGCGGCGATCGGGGTCCTGCTGGGGACCGCGATCGGCGTGCTGCCGGGGATCGGCCCGGCCATGGCGGTGGCGCTGCTGCTCCCGGTGACCTACGGGCTGGAGCCCACCGGCGCGTTCATCATGTTCGCCGGCATCTACTACGGCGGGATGTTCGGCGGCTCGACGACGTCGATCCTGCTGAACACCCCTGGGGAGAGCGCGGCGGTGGTCGCGGCCATCGACGGCAACCCGATGGCCCGCAAGGGGCGCGGCGCGCAAGCGCTTGCGGCGGCCGCGATCGGGCATTTCGTCGGCGGCATCCTCGGCACGATCGCGCTGGTCGTGCTGGCCCCGGTGATCGCGAAACACGCCGTCGACATCGGCGCGCCGGATCTGTTCGCGATCATGGTGCTGGCGTTCATCGCGGTCACCTCGGTGCTCGGCAGCTCCCGGATCCGCGGGGTGGCGTCGCTGCTGATCGGGCTCACCATCGGCCTGGTCGGACTGGACGAGATGACCGGCCAGCAGCGGCTGACCTTCGGCTCGCTGCATCTGGCCGACGGCGTCGACGTCGTCATCGTCGCGGTGGCGCTGTTCGCCGTCGGCGAGTCGCTGTGGGTCGCCGCGCATCTGCGGCGCACCGCGTTCGAGCCGATCCCGGTCGGCAGGCCGTGGCTTTCGCGCGCGGATCTGAAGCGGACGTGGAAGCCGTGGCTGCGCGGGCCGCTCATCGGGTTCCCCTTCGGCGCGGTGCCCGCCGGTGGCGCGGAGATCCCGACGTTCCTTTCCTACGTCATGGAAAAGCGGCTCTCGAAGCACAAGGACGAGTTCGGCAAGGGCGCCATCGAAGGCGTCGCGGGCCCGGAAGCGACGGCTTCGGCCTCCGCCGCCGGGACGCTGGTCTCGATGCTGACGCTCGGCCTCCCGACCACCGCGGTCGCGGCGGTGATGCTCGCGGCGTTCCAGCAGTACGGCATCCAGCCGGGTCCGCTGCTGTTCGAACGGGAGTCTTCGCTGGTGTGGGGCCTGATCGCCTCGCTGTTCGTCGGACTGACGCTGCTGCTGGTGCTGAACCTGCCGCTGGCGCCGCTGTGGGCGAAGCTGCTGCGGATCCCGCGGCCGTACCTCTACGCGGGCATCCTGTTCTTCGCCAGTGTCGGCGCGTACGCGGTCAACGCGGACATCTTCGATCTGCTCGTGATGTTCGTGATCGGCCTGATCGGCTTCGCGATGCGCCGTTACGGCCTCCCGGTGCTGCCGGCGATCATCGGCGTCATCCTCGGCCCGGCCGCCGAACAGCAGATGCGGCGCGCGCTGCAACTGAGCGACGGCAGCCTGAGCGGATTGGTCGACACCCCGTTCGCGATCGTGGTCTACGTGATCATCCTGGGAATCGTGTTCTTCCCGGTGCTCAAGCGGTTGCTGCCTTCCCGTCCCGCCGAGGCGGAACCGAAGGACGAGGTGGACGGCTGA